In Papio anubis isolate 15944 chromosome 20, Panubis1.0, whole genome shotgun sequence, a single window of DNA contains:
- the ZSCAN18 gene encoding LOW QUALITY PROTEIN: zinc finger and SCAN domain-containing protein 18 (The sequence of the model RefSeq protein was modified relative to this genomic sequence to represent the inferred CDS: inserted 1 base in 1 codon; substituted 2 bases at 2 genomic stop codons) has translation MNMERLFSQDAAASLQLGILGDPWFHGSLCFAGLWVLAPSEPPGNPWHLCFGATLSPVRQCRIFQCRFGKMLPLEKAFASPRSSPTPLDLPTPGSAAGAQQEEPETIPERTPADLEFSRLRFREFVYQEAAGPHQTLARLHELCRQWLMPEARSKEQMLELLVLEQFLGILPDKVRPWVVAQYPESCKKAASLVEGLADVLDEPGMLLGSPAGSSSILSDGVYERHMDPLLLPGEFESPSQAPGAGEIPAPSETPWLSPDSLFLEQRRVREARTEEASPANTEQKLKSFPEEPQHMEEWGHLDPAEENLKSYRKLLLWGYQLSQPDAASRLDTEELRLVERDSQGSGLPGGRRQETAGCACEEAALGGAXAASWRPRGMPPXSPSGTTEGEEEQPGKAPDPQDPQDPQDPQDSCPDRTWXRLGTRSLEGVSGDGQSLEGVSGAGHSTGLAAGQGPGADELGLSRGKPYACGECGEAFAWLSHLMEHHSSHGGRKRYACQGCWKTFHFSLALAEHQKTHEKEKGYALGIARGPQPSTREAQAGARAGGPPESAEGEALPAPPEAQR, from the exons ATGAACATGGAGAGGCTGTTTTCACAGGACGCAGCAGCTTCCTTGCAGTTGGGCATTTTAGGAGACCCCTGGTTCCATGGAAGCCTCTGCTTTGCAG GTCTGTGGGTTCTGGCACCATCTGAGCCCCCTGGCAATCCCTGGCACCTCTGCTTTGGAGCCACCTTGTCCCCGGTTAGACAGTGTCGCATTTTCCAGTGCCGTTTTGGAAAGATGCTGCCTTTGGAGAAGGCGTTTGCCTCCCCCAGGAGCTCCCCAACCCCCCTGGATCTGCCCACGCCAGGGTCAGCAGCCGGAGCCCAGCAGGAAGAACCCGAGACCATCCCTGAGAGGACCCCTGCTGACCTGGAGTTCTCCCGCCTGCGTTTCCGAGAATTTGTCTACCAGGAGGCTGCCGGGCCCCACCAGACCCTGGCCCGCCTGCATGAGCTGTGCCGCCAGTGGCTGATGCCTGAGGCGCGCTCTAAGGAGCAGATGCTGGAGCTGCTGGTGCTGGAGCAGTTCCTGGGCATTCTGCCTGATAAGGTCCGGCCCTGGGTGGTGGCACAGTACCCTGAGAGCTGCAAGAAGGCAGCCTCCCTGGTGGAGGGCCTCGCTGATGTCCTGGACGAGCCAG GGATGCTGCTGGGCTCCCCTGCGGGCTCATCCTCAATTCTTAGTGATGGAGTGTACGAGAGGCACATGGACCCTCTGCTGCTACCAGGCGAGTTCGAGAGCCCCAGCCAGGCCCCCGGAGCTGGGGAGATCCCAGCACCTTCTGAGACAC cctggctTTCTCCAGACTCCCTGTTTCTGGAACAGAGGAGGGTCAGAGAAGCAAGGACCGAAGAggccagccctgccaacaccgaGCAG AAGCTGAAGTCCTTTCCAGAGGAGCCTCAGCACATGGAGGAGTGGGGCCACCTGGACCCTGCCGAGGAGAACCTGAAGAGCTACCGGAAGCTGCTCCTGTGGG GGTATCAGCTTTCCCAGCCTGACGCTGCCTCCAGGCTGGACACTGAGGAACTCCGGCTGGTGGAAAGAGATTCACAAGGAAGCGGCCTCCCAG GCGGGAGGCGGCAGGAGACCGCTGGGTGCGCCTGCGAGGAGGCCGCCCTTGGTGGTGCCTGAGCTGCCTCTTGGAGGCCCAGGGGCATGCCAC GATCCCCGTCGGGCACCACTGAGGGGGAGGAAGAGCAGCCTGGGAAGGCCCCGGACCCGCAGGACCCGCAGGACCCCCAGGACCCCCAGGACT CCTGCCCGGACAGAACCTGGTAGCGGCTGGGAACCAGAAG CCTCGAGGGTGTCTCCGGTGATGGGCAGAGCCTCGAGGGTGTCTCTGGCGCCGGCCACAGCACAGGGCTCGCGGCCGGGCAGGGCCCCGGGGCTGACGAGCTGGGCTTGTCCCGCGGGAAGCCCTACGCCTGCGGCGAGTGCGGGGAGGCCTTCGCGTGGCTTTCGCACCTCATGGAGCACCACAGCAGCCATGGCGGCCGGAAGCGCTACGCCTGTCAAGGCTGCTGGAAGaccttccacttcagcctggcCCTAGCCGAGCACCAGAAGACCCACGAGAAGGAGAAAGGCTACGCGCTGGGGATCGCCCGGGGCCCCCAACCGTCCACCCGCGAAGCCCAGGCAGGGGCTAGGGCGGGCGGGCCCCCGGAGAGCGCGGAGGGCGAGGCTCTCCCCGCACCCCCAGAGGCGCAGAGGTGA